The window TATGGTTCCCCTTTCGTTCGCTGGCGAGGAATTGATCCTCACGCGCAACCATGCGCTGTACTGGCCGGCGGAACGCGCGCTGCTGGTGGCGGACCTGCATCTGGAAAAGGCCAGCTGGTACGCCAAACATGGTCAGTTCCTGCCACCCTATGACAGCCGCGAGACTTTGGAGCGGCTGGCACACGCCATTCGGGAAACCGGCGCGCGGCGGGTGTTCACGCTGGGCGACAATTTTCATGACAGTCACGCAGCGGAACGGATGGAGCCGCACGCCACCGGGATGCTGGCTGCCCTCACCCGCGCGGTGGACTGGGTGTGGATCACCGGCAATCACGATAGCGCGATGGAAGCAGCGGCGGGCGGTACGCTGGCGGACGAGCTGGAAATCGGCGGCATGATCCTGCGCCATATTGCCAAGCGCGGCGAGCTGCGCCCTGAACTCTCCGGCCATTTCCACCCCAAACTGCGCCTCAGACTGCGTGGCCGCCGCATCGCCCGACCATGTGCCGTACGCAGCCGCGACACAGCGGGTGCCGACCGGCTGATCCTGCCTGCCTTCGGTTCGCTCACCGGCGGAATGGATGCGGGCGACCCTGCGATCCTGAAAGCCCTCCAGCCTGCCGACGAGATTAGCGCCGTACTGCACGCAGGCGAGAAACTGGCGGAATTCCGGCTGTGGGCGAAGGCGGCTTAGTTTGTTTTGCCTCAAGCGCCGGCGGGAGGTTTTTGTTTTTGGTCTAGCCTCAAGCGCCGGCGGTCGCGTCCGCTCCCTTAGGCTTTCCTCGCTTCGCTGCGGGCGGCCCTTTGGGCCTTTGACTGCCGTGACCAGGAACCGGGTGCTATATCGGTAGCGTAGCGCAAGTCCGGTCCGCGACCAGCGGACCGCAAGGCCGAACGGCCGCCCGAGCTTATGCGAGGAGGCAAGGAACCCGGATGGGTTCCGCCCGCAGGGTCCAAACAAAAAACTCCCGCCCGCAGGGCCAAAAACAAAAACACCAAAAAAACACTTCAAAACAAAAAACACGCCGCGCCAACTTACCCACTTCCGAATCCCGCACGAAAACCCTACATGGGCGGGCAGACTAACGGCAATTATCAGGAGAATGCCCCATAGCTCGTCCCCCTCGGCGCTCATTATCACCGCCTGTGAAAAGCGGCCCGCGCTACGATAACATGATTTCCACGGACACCGTCCGCGTGATCGACGAAAATGGTGAGAACCTTGGCGTGCTCGGCACGGCCGACGCCATCGAACAGGCAGCTGCCGTCGGACTCAATCTGGTAGAGGTATCGCCATCGGCGAAACCGCCGGTTTGCAAGTTCCTCGATGTGGGCAAATTCCGGTACGAAGCTCAGAAAAAGGCAAGCGCCGCACGCAAGACGCAAAAGACCCAGGACATTAAAGAGGTCAAGATGCGCCCCAATATCGACACGCATGATTATGACGTGAAGATGCGCAATGTGTTCAAGTTCATCGACCAGGGTGACAAGGTGAAGGTGACGCTGCGGTTCCGTGGCCGTGAAATGGCGCACCAGCATCTGGGTATGGACCTGCTGAAGCGGGTCCAGGACGATACTGGCGAAGTGGCTAAGGTCGAGGCGTTTCCACGGCTTGAAGGCCGTCAGATGCTGATGGTGATCTCGCCCAAATAGAATTTTGGAACCGCGGGGCCGGTCCAGCGAATATTCCCGTCTCGTAACAAGCACCTGCTTCCGTCCCGGACCCGACACCGATCGGGTGCCGGTGGAGCAGGCGTTTCACGATTGGGCCAGTTTCCGAACCAACGGCATATCGCCGATCGTGACCCGCTCTGCGCGAAAATCGAACGATCCGCGCTCCCTGTGTTCCTTGATGATACGATGCGCATGGATAGGCGTAAGCCCCAACACCGCAGCCATGTCCGTCTGTTTGAGTGGAAGGTCGAACCGTGCGGCGTCGGACGTGATCAGGCTGGCATCGACCAATCGGTCGTAAGTCTGGGCGATAAAAGTGCAAATGCGCGCCGGGGCCAGTTGCCTGCCGATCGCGACCAGCGCTTCGCGCAGAAACACGCCGTCGAGCGTAAGATGGCAAATGATGCTCTGCGCCACAGCCGGATCAGCGCGGCTTTCTGCTTCCAGAACGCTCAGTGGAAGCTCCTGAACCACACAGGACGTCAACGCCCGGATATCGTCTGTAACTTGCTGGCCATAAATCCCGTCCAGCCCCACGAAATCGCCACGCAATAACACCGC of the Alteripontixanthobacter maritimus genome contains:
- the pdeM gene encoding ligase-associated DNA damage response endonuclease PdeM — its product is MVPLSFAGEELILTRNHALYWPAERALLVADLHLEKASWYAKHGQFLPPYDSRETLERLAHAIRETGARRVFTLGDNFHDSHAAERMEPHATGMLAALTRAVDWVWITGNHDSAMEAAAGGTLADELEIGGMILRHIAKRGELRPELSGHFHPKLRLRLRGRRIARPCAVRSRDTAGADRLILPAFGSLTGGMDAGDPAILKALQPADEISAVLHAGEKLAEFRLWAKAA
- the infC gene encoding translation initiation factor IF-3 produces the protein MISTDTVRVIDENGENLGVLGTADAIEQAAAVGLNLVEVSPSAKPPVCKFLDVGKFRYEAQKKASAARKTQKTQDIKEVKMRPNIDTHDYDVKMRNVFKFIDQGDKVKVTLRFRGREMAHQHLGMDLLKRVQDDTGEVAKVEAFPRLEGRQMLMVISPK
- a CDS encoding Crp/Fnr family transcriptional regulator encodes the protein MREQAGEHGLRCRRCRNSIYQVEFGCHTSFVFNDKGAWQVVLSFFQKPLSLAILRPTKMRSFPTDISADKGGKNGGRRKHAGALKQAFETLGTVRKVAKGEYLHRAGDPPQSVFLMRNGWVCRERLANQHTYAITAVLLRGDFVGLDGIYGQQVTDDIRALTSCVVQELPLSVLEAESRADPAVAQSIICHLTLDGVFLREALVAIGRQLAPARICTFIAQTYDRLVDASLITSDAARFDLPLKQTDMAAVLGLTPIHAHRIIKEHRERGSFDFRAERVTIGDMPLVRKLAQS